In the genome of Nonomuraea sp. NBC_00507, the window TGGACGGGCTCTGACACGAACGGAAACCTACCGCAGCTCAGTGGAGGTTCCGCAGGAGGAGGGCGGTCTCGAGCGCAGCGACGACCGACTCATACCCCTTGTCCTCCTTGCTCCCCGGCAGACCCGACCGATCCAGGGCCTGGTCGAGCGTGTCGCAGGTGAGCACGCCGTTGCCGACCGGGGTCTCCTCGTCCAGCGAGATCCGGGTCAGGCCCGAGGTCACCGAGTCGCAGACGTAGTCGAAATGGGCGGTCTCGCCCCGGATGACCGCGCCCAGCGCCACCACCGCGTCGCAGCGGCGGGCCAGCGCCTGGGCGACCACCGGGATCTCCAGTGAGCCCGGCACCCGTACGACGGTGGCCCTGGCGCCGCTGTCGTCGCAGGCCTGCACGGCCCGCGCCACCAGCTGGTCGGTGATCTTGGCGTGCCAGCTGGCCGCCACCACCCCCACCGTCAGCCCCGAAGCGTCCGGCACCGTGACACCCGGCCGTCCTTCCCCACTCATGCAGCCTCCTCCGTCGGCCGCACGAGCGGGACCCCGCTGTGTCTGATTGATCGCTCGCTACGCTCGCTCATGCAGCCTCCTCCGTCGGCCGCACGAGCGGGACCCCGCTGTGTCTGATTGATCGCTCGCTACGCTCGCTCATGCAGCCTCCTCCGTCGGCCGCACGAGCGGGACCCCGCTGTGTCTGATTGATCGCTCGCTCATGACGCCTCCGAGATGTCGTGGCCGAGGCGGTCGCGCTTGGCCATCAGGTAACGCTCGTTGTAAGGGTTCATGGCCACGGGCATGGGCTCGCGGCCGAGGACCTTGATGCCGTAGCCGTCCATGCCCTTGAGCTTGGCCGGATTGTTGGTGAGCAGCCGCACCGACTTCACCCCGAGGTCGGCGAGGATCTGCCCGGCATTGGAGAACTCCCGCGCGTCCACCGGCAGCCCCAGCTCCACGTTCGCGTCCACGGTGTCGCTGCCGTTGTCCTGCAGGCTGTACGCCCTGAGCTTGGCCAGCAGCCCGATCCCCCGGCCTTCGTGCCCGCGCAGGTAGACGACGACGCCGCGGCCCTCCTGCGCGATGGCCGACATGGCGTTGTCGAGCTGCACGCCGCAGTCGCAGCGCAGCGAGCCGAACACGTCGCCGGTCAGGCACTCGGAGTGGGCCCGGACCAGGACGTTCTCGCCGTCGCTCAGGTCGCCGTAGACGAGCGCTACGTGTTCGCCGCCGTCCAGTGCGCTGGAGTAGCCGTAGGCCCGCCACATTCCGTACACGTTCGGCAGCCGCGTCTCGGCGACCCTGCTGACCATGCTCTCGGCCCGCCGCCGGTAGTCGACGAGCTGCTCGATGGAGACCAGGGCGAGACCATGCTCGTCGGCGAAGCGGCGTAGCTGGGGCAGCCTGGCCATGGTGCCGTCGTCGTTGACGATCTCGGCCAGCGCGCCCGCCCCCGACAGCCCCGCCAGCCTGGCCAGGTCCACGGCCGCCTCGGTGTGCCCGCGCCTGGCCAGCACCCCGCCCTCT includes:
- the ribH gene encoding 6,7-dimethyl-8-ribityllumazine synthase, which encodes MSGEGRPGVTVPDASGLTVGVVAASWHAKITDQLVARAVQACDDSGARATVVRVPGSLEIPVVAQALARRCDAVVALGAVIRGETAHFDYVCDSVTSGLTRISLDEETPVGNGVLTCDTLDQALDRSGLPGSKEDKGYESVVAALETALLLRNLH
- a CDS encoding bifunctional 3,4-dihydroxy-2-butanone-4-phosphate synthase/GTP cyclohydrolase II, with the translated sequence MSEIKLDPIERAIEDIRNGKPVVVVDDENRENEGDLIFAAVKATPELCTFTIRHTSGMICVAMEGKELDRLGLPLMVFQNKERMRTAYTITVDARDGVTTGISAADRAKTIRTLADSATEPNELVRPGHIFPLRYQEGGVLARRGHTEAAVDLARLAGLSGAGALAEIVNDDGTMARLPQLRRFADEHGLALVSIEQLVDYRRRAESMVSRVAETRLPNVYGMWRAYGYSSALDGGEHVALVYGDLSDGENVLVRAHSECLTGDVFGSLRCDCGVQLDNAMSAIAQEGRGVVVYLRGHEGRGIGLLAKLRAYSLQDNGSDTVDANVELGLPVDAREFSNAGQILADLGVKSVRLLTNNPAKLKGMDGYGIKVLGREPMPVAMNPYNERYLMAKRDRLGHDISEAS